Proteins encoded in a region of the Ciona intestinalis chromosome 6, KH, whole genome shotgun sequence genome:
- the LOC100179262 gene encoding C-type lectin domain family 4 member K-like, producing the protein MEKRFLVGLVLISVAASVTLSSIALFIALTHERAAVITIPEETVSRRLQKRGAPTMEPETGPECRHEFGDDVTQAERDIGHLSCSVQSVRQQVEDWIDEISSMLYFVNEIGMNMQAAQDQIQQNTLSLSNMLNQPGSASSESLRSLATLNRTVERLGDKLNRTLITYGRRIGKARNKTDKVENKVHRLTTSVQGALTRIEALEQNPGTVQQTTAGNESVSSTALTALQEKSDKNKVLIEVIRKSLLRTRNELAGFSNDGWFNAPNGYQYYLSKNAFSRNSYVLSRRYCTNRQSDLAFIGMRDEYTYRYLWRNLVGPARHHCVWIGLTDHDVEGRWQWLDGTAATNYWSNWRVGEPGLGSRLDNCGMIRAGVWEDGRCDGYRKLCSFICERKIFQ; encoded by the exons ATGGAGAAACGATTTTTAGTTggattggttttaatttcaGTCGCAGCGTCGGTCACTCTTTCATCAATAGCATTATTTATAGCGCTTACACATGAG AGAGCAGCAGTCATTACTATTCCTGAAGAAACAGTTTCAAGGCGACTACAGAAAAGGG GAGCGCCGACAATGGAGCCTGAAACTGGTCCTGAGTGCCGTCATGAATTTGGGGATGACGTAACGCAAGCGGAGCGTGATATTGGTCACCTGAGTTGTTCTGTCCAATCAGTGCGCCAGCAAGTGGAAGACTGGATCGATGAAATAAGTTCCatgttgtattttgtaaacgAGATTGGAATGAATATGCAAGCCGCACAAGACCAGATACAGCAGAATACGCTAAGTCTGAGCAACATGTTAAATCAACCA GGTTCAGCGTCTTCTGAGAGCCTTAGGTCCTTAGCCACTCTGAACCGAACAGTAGAACGCCTCGGTGATAAATTAAACAGAACCCTCATCACATATGGTCGCCGCATTGGAAAAGcaagaaacaaaacagataAAGTCGAAAACAAAGTCCACAGGCTAACTACATCGGTTCAAGGCGCTTTAACGCGAATTGAAGCTTTAGAACAAAATCCCGGGACGGTACAACAAACTACAGCTGGAAATGAAAGTGTGTCATCTACTGCCTTGACCGCCTTGCAAGAAAAAAGCGAtaaaaataaggttttaaTTGAAGTTATACGAAAGTCGCTGCTACGAACTAGAAATGAGTTAGCAG GATTTTCGAATGACGGTTGGTTCAACGCGCCAAATGGTTATCAATACTATTTATCGAAGAACGCATTCAGTCGCAACTCGTACGTTTTATCCCGAAGATATTGCACGAACCGACAAAGCGACCTCGCTTTTATTGGAATGAGAGATGAATACACTTACAG ATACCTTTGGCGTAATCTTGTCGGGCCTGCACGTCATCATTGTGTGTGGATTGGACTTACCGATCACGACGTCGAAGGCCGTTGGCAGTGGCTTGACGGTACTGCGGCCACGAATTATTGGTCCAACTGGAGGGTAGGGGAACCGGGCCTCGGTTCCAGGCTCGATAACTGTGGTATGATAAGAGCAGGCGTTTGGGAAGACGGAAGATGCGACGGGTACCGAAAACTATGTTCGTTTATTTGCGAGAGAAAGATTTTCCAGTGA